In Pseudomonas sp. Q1-7, the genomic window TTCGCGACAAGATGGTCGCCGAGATGGGCCTGGAACTGATCACCCACGTCAACCCGGAAGGCGTCGCCCAGGGCATCAATCCCTTCACCCATGGCAGCGCGAAGCACACTGACGTGATGAAGACCGAAGGTCTCAAGCAGGCACTCGACAAGTACGGTTTCGATGCGGCCTTCGGCGGCGCCCGCCGTGACGAGGAGAAGTCTCGCGCCAAGGAGCGTGTCTACTCCTTCCGCGACAGCAAGCATCGCTGGGACCCGAAGAACCAGCGTCCCGAGTTGTGGAACGTCTACAACGGCAAGGTGAAGAAGGGCGAGTCCATCCGCGTCTTCCCGCTCTCCAACTGGACCGAGCTGGATATCTGGCAATACATCTATCTGGAACAGATCCCGATCGTCCCGCTGTACTTCGCCGCCGAGCGCGAAGTCATCGAGAAGAACGGCACGCTGATCATGATCGACGACGAGCGCATCCTGGAGCACCTCTCCGATGAGGAGAAGGCGCGTATCGAGAAGCGCATGGTGCGGTTCCGTACCCTGGGCTGCTACCCGCTCACTGGCGCGGTGGAGTCCACGGCGACCACCCTGCCGGAAATCATCCAGGAAATGCTCCTGACCCGTACTTCCGAACGCCAGGGCCGCGTAATCGACCATGATCAGGCCGGTTCGATGGAAGAGAAGAAACGTCAGGGCTATTTCTAAGGATTCCGCACCATGAGCCACCAATCCGATCTGATCAGCCAGGACATCCTCGCCTACCTGGCCCAGCACGAGCGCAAGGAACTCCTGCGCTTCCTCACCTGCGGCAACGTCGACGACGGCAAGAGCACCCTGATTGGTCGCCTGCTGCACGACTCCAAGATGATCTACGAAGATCATCTGGAAGCCATCACCCGTGATTCTAAGAA contains:
- the cysD gene encoding sulfate adenylyltransferase subunit CysD encodes the protein MLDKLTHLKQLEAESIHIIREVAAEFDNPVMLYSIGKDSAVMLHLARKAFFPGKLPFPVMHVDTRWKFQEMYSFRDKMVAEMGLELITHVNPEGVAQGINPFTHGSAKHTDVMKTEGLKQALDKYGFDAAFGGARRDEEKSRAKERVYSFRDSKHRWDPKNQRPELWNVYNGKVKKGESIRVFPLSNWTELDIWQYIYLEQIPIVPLYFAAEREVIEKNGTLIMIDDERILEHLSDEEKARIEKRMVRFRTLGCYPLTGAVESTATTLPEIIQEMLLTRTSERQGRVIDHDQAGSMEEKKRQGYF